cctcctctagATACGACCAGAAGAGCATGGCTCAATTTTCTTAAAACCCTCCTGAAAGCAGTAAGAGGAATGTGTTTTTACAAACTATGAGTCTGCCTAAGCCAGGGACTGATGGGTGAGTTAAGCAACAGGACAATGTCACTTATATGGACACAAACTGGTGCTTATCCAAGGCCCTGCTAAATTCCCGGACttgggaaaaaagaataaagacacaaagaaaaagaaaggacagGGGGGCGTGGGAAGTTTGTATCTCTCAAGTACCTCGGCCAatagggaaaaggaaattaggataaaaaaggaggctgcatcccCCAGAAATCTGAGAGACCCCATGGAAAATGCCtcatggcctctccctttattcatGAATAAGCCACGGGCCTCCTCTATCTCCTCTTTGGACATAATCCTCTGGCGTCTTGAATTACTTTTCCCAACACAGGGACCAATTTCTTCCccatatcccatctaaacccaCTCTCGGTGGGactgaagagaggaaaaagggagggagagggaagatgTGTGGGAGATAACCCTGGAGCTATAAAAGCTCTGATCAGTCTGCTATTTGGAACATTAATCCGAAATTCACTTCCCAAGCACCTTCCTTAACTGTTCCCTAATCCTGCCTGGAGCTTCTGTTTAATCCTTGGGGGACGAGCCGAATCCTTGTGCTGATGGAGACTCCCCGTTTTTATCTCTGCCAACACGGGAATCGCTCTGGATCACCTCAGTCCATCCCTCGGCCTTTTCCCGGTTAGGAACGAGCCGACATCTCTTTTTTTCCGCCTCTTTTTGTCCCGTCACGTATCGATCACAACCCCCGCGTTAATCCCGCTATCATTAACCACACCACATTCACTAACGCCTTCTCCAGGCGGGAATTACCTGGGATCTATCGGCACCGCCCTCACCGGGGGGTTCCCCACacgctccgcgcccgccgcagGTGGCACCGCCTCAGCCCCGCTTCCATCCAGCCGATCCCGAGGCCGCTCCCGGGCAGCGCCgaccttctcccttctccccccGCCTTCTCCCGCGCTCCCGCCCCGGGCCCCGGCAacggccgccgccgctcccgcgcTGCCCCGGGGCCGCCTCCTCCGCCGCGGGGGTCCCTCGGCCGCTCTTACCTCCCCGCTCGGGGCCCCCCCGCTCCCGAATCCCGGTTTCCGGGTCCTGGGTCCCGGTTCCCGCtccccggccgccgccgccccgtTCAAATCCAACCGCCCGCCCCGCACCCGTGACGACACATTGGCGCCGTACAGGATGGCTGGCCCCGGCTCCGTACAATATGGCGCCCCCCTTGTGCCGTACAACATGGCGGCGTCCACGGGGCGCCCCGCTGCTGCCATTTCGGTGTCTCCCGCGGCCTGCACTCCCGCAGCCGCGGTGATGGGGATGTCACGGTACTGCACGGGCTCCGCGGGGTGCTCGGTCACGGCGCGGTGGCTTCGCTCCCCTCTGTGCCCGTGTAGGGCCGCGTAAGCGGTGCCGTCgctcaggagagcaggaggtaGGAGGAGACGGTGGGGGCGGTGGGTGTACTTCCTTATAGGTCCGGCGGAGTCAAGACTGCTGTGACGAGGTGGCCGAGTGGTTAAGGCGATGGACTGCTAATCCATTGTGCTCTGCACGCGTGGGTTCGAATCCCATCCTCGTCGGAAGTCAAACTTTTTCCCTCAAACCaaatttttcccctctccactCACTTCCAAGGGGACCTCTCCCTCCCGCCTCTCCCTTCTGTCCTTACGGGGAGAAGGAAAAGCGGAGGTGGCGCCCGGGACAGACAGGATACAGCATCCTAAAGGATTTAGGGTCACAAGACAGGATGGAGTGTCCCAAAGATTCTAGGGGTTGCAGCCAGGAGGGAGTGTCATGAGGAATCTAGGAGTCACCCAGGATAGTGTCCCAAGGAATTTAGGGGTCACAGCCACAGAGTGTCCTGAGGGACTGAAGGGTCTCACCCAGTATCCAGcttcctgtgctgcctctccatGGGGCAGCCTGATTTATCTCCTTTCCTCAgaacccagctctgctccagagcttccagctgtgacactgggaaCAAATCCCTTTTAATCTCAACCTCCTCTGGAATCCCAACAAAACGTCCTATTAGGGCTGGCTGTGTCCTTTGTGAAAGCTTTGAGTAAGAATTAGAGGGATGGAagatgaggaaaggctgagagagctggggttgttcagcctggaaaagagaaggctccagggaacCCTTAGAGCCCCTTCCTGTGCCCAAAGGGGCTCCTAGAGATGGACTTTGGATAAGGGGAAATGGATCTGAACTGTAAAATGGAAGATTTAGATGGGacattgggaagaaatccttccttgggagggtgaggaggccctggcacaggttacccagagaagctgaggctgctccatgactagaagtgtccaaggccagctgggatggggcttggagcaagctgggatagtggaaggtgtccctgcccatgacagagAGGTGGGACTGGTCGAGCTTTAGGGTACCAGCCACTCACTGGAAATGACATGAGCTTCTCTTCAGACAAGTAATTACTGCACTTGGCTTTGCCTTCCATCAAGTTACAGCGATTAAAAAGCATAAACGAGTGTATTGACAAGATACGGGAAaacttttcctctctgcctaGACCATCCatggttcattaaaaaaaaataaaaaagaaaaaaaaagtctggaatCAGAGGCCTGGAAGCAGAGGGTGCAGCCTCACAACCACACTGTATGGGTTAAAACACAAGTGGACAAGAGGTACTGTGTGGAAGGTGAGCGTTTAGGGGCTAATTCCAGCCAGTCCTGCACAGGGAGAGGCCAAGGCACGGGGAAGTTTGCCAGAAGGCTTTATTTGTATAGAAAATGCTTTAGCACAGTGAGACAGACATTGTCCTGATAAAGACAGAATTGTAAGATTGTCTAGATCAAGTCCCAAAATTGTAAGATTGTCTTCAAGATCAACTCCCAACCTAACCCAGCACTGACAAGGCATGTTCAAATCAAGGTGTACTACAGCAAGGAATTCTTCCAGGAACTACACTTTGCATGGAAAACTTTATGCCCACAACAAGGACCCAGTAGTTACCTCAGACTCAATCTCAGATGGGAATTTATCACAAGGCATCTCCAACTGCAACATTTTCCCAACTAACGAAACATCAAACACTCTTTTgacttaataaaataaaatgcaattagaGGTGGGATCCTTgtgaaataaatcctaaattttCACTGTTCAAAGAATCATGGAAACAGAAGCCCACAGATTTACTGACCAGGAAATTAAGAGCTGCCAACTGCAGCCATTAttcctggaaaaggggaaaaagcagtgctgagctccagTTCCTCATCAGGCTCTCTGGCCCCAGTCTCAGTCAGGAAAATCCCTGACAGAGCCTTTTTTTGTAAGGGACACTTCTTACCAAAAAACCTCCCAGCACAACTTGGGACACATCAAAATCTAATTTAACTGTCATCCTTAAATCCACCCCCTTTCCCCTGCATCCAAATCCAGTAACAGCTCCAGCCACCCTTTTTTATACACTGAAGGTGCCCAAgttccatttatttctgtgaaaggTGTATTCCAATGCAtcaaaaatttggaaaatgctgattttttgcATCATCTCTCTAAATATCTGTAATTGAATTAGAATTACAAGACCATTGACAGGATATGGAAGAGCAAAGCTCAAACTTGAGTGAATTTTTATGGAAATACTCAACATTACCTGGATTATCCAGCAGAGGAAGACATCACTTGGCTCTTTTGGGCTACTGGAAGCAAGCAATGGTTTATTGTGATTTGGTAGCCATGTCCTGACCCTGGTGACATCATCAAGTGATTTTAGGAGGGAGGTACTAATTCCTGTGGGCTGGCCAACCCAAGATCTccaaaattaatataaaaaccCTCCCAGAAGCCAAGAATCAACTGTGTAAACACTGACGAAAATAAGAATTATGGTGATATTTATCATTCACACAAAATTATTCTTAACAAAGTCTTCTTCATAAAactacttttgtttttctttaaagatgGTTATCATACTGAAGTGATattaaaaaatctcttcaaaatCTGGGGAACAGTACCTCCAAAACCAGGCCCCATACCTGCACCCAGAACTTCTAAATTAAGTAATTATGTGAATGAATATTGGTAATTTCAAGGGCAAGTGGATCTTGCTGACAAACAGCAGGCACAAAACAGATCACAGTGTTCTGGTTTTACCTCAAAGTGTTCTCAGGAGTAAtcttgtaattttgaaatcaatctgacaataaaatacagtaaaatcagtttttttaTGACATGACATCCAGCAGCTCTTACTGTAAgacacaggaacacagcaggctggaagaaaaatcagttttcaacTTCTAGTGCATGCACTTCATTATCCATGTGGATAACTGATCCAGAATCCATTGAGGTGAAGGCaaagctgcctgtgctgagcacagtTTGGTCCTTGCTGCCCTCAAGTGCCAGTTCACTGAAAGGCAACATAAAACTCCTGGTTTAGCCTCGTTTCCCTGCTCATTTTTACTTGTGGGAGGTGGGATAGTTCTCCAGCCCCACTGatccctcccaccccagctcAAGGCACACTTTGTTCACCCCAACCACAATGAAAAGTCAATCTTTGGTCTTCGCACACCACTGTCctggccagcagtgcccacaggTGCCGGGTGTCCTGGTCATTCCTCCCAGTCCTCCATGGCCCACTCGGGCATGCTGGAGCAGTACTCAAAGTCCGCGCCCTTGTAGCGCAGGGCGTGCAGGAACATCACCAGCTCCTTAGGAGATGGGTCCCGCCTGCTCGTCCTGCATTCCACACACAAAGGATCCTTCTCTTCCCAACCCTTCTCCCCCCTTTGCCCATCCTGATTCCCACACAAACTGAGCTCTTTGTCCTTATCAAGTGTTTCCACGGTGACATCAGAGTTCAGTGGACAAGCTGCTACATCGTCCCTCTCCGGATCCTTCTTGtcctcagcagggcaggaactCCCATTTATAGGCTCAGCCTCTGCAGACGTTGTGCAGTCACCTGAATTCCCACAGTCTTTACTTTCACTGGAGTTCAAGTCCTCCTCCCCAATACCCAAGACCTCCAGGCTCTGTTTGGAACGGTGCTCCTCTACCAAGGCCTTCAGGAGTTCCTCATCTGTCTTGCCGATCTTGCCGCCCTTGCCCCTGAGGGGGCCCCAGGCCTCCATGTTGTAGATGGGATCGTTGACGATGGGGTGGCCCAGGAACTGCAGGTGGACGCGGATCTGGTGCGTGCGGCCCGTGCGCGGCAGGCACCTCACCACGCTGCTGCTGCCGTTGTAGCTGAGCCTCTGGAAGAGGGTTTGGCAGGGCTTCCCCTTGGGATCCACGCGGCACACGCCCACCTTGTAGGAAACCACCAGGATGGGCTCTTCACAGACCACCTCGTGCTCTGGGAACTCCCCCACCACCCGGCACACGtattccttctccagctgccaggAGACACGAGAGGAAGGCTCAGGAAACACAGTGGAAAACATGTCCAAGCTCCAGCCATgctcctcctcccttctcccctcaataaaacacaatttattacagcaggaaaggggaaaaaattaaagcagttaCTTAAAGCTGAATTTCCCCCTGTATTTTCCCCAGCTAGCTGGGAAATCAAGAACAGAAAAGCTTGGCCTATTTGCCTTGTATTAAATTCAGGAGCCATCTCGCCACAGCCTTTAGCTTACAGCCCTGAAGCCAGTCCTGGAAAAAGTTCTGTTTGGATCAAAAgactggaaaaatgggaattttaaaattacaaaaatagtGGATAGGTGACATGTGTCCACTCACAAATAAATGTCATCTCTAAATGGCTTGAATGATCCCAGTAAATTTGCATAATCCTGGGGGACAATCCCTTAGGGAAGGAGATGCCCTCCAACCCAATAttaccaaaataatttaatttttgaggaGATCACTTGCAATCTGATATCAGCAAATAGAGTTAAATTTTTAGGGTTTTCAACATAGTATTACCAATTAAATTTTTCAGGCGCTCCCTTCCAATCTGGTATTACCAAACTCAACTTTTACTGTCTTTTATCAGAGAAGCACCAACAGGTAAGAACAGCAATACGACCATGAGTTGTCTGGGGAACTTGAGCTCATCCAGAGCCCAAatctggctgctccaggagtgcagcagcagctccaagcccTCACCTGCCTCTGCCGGACCTGCTCGTCGATGCGCTTGGACACGGCGGCGGTCTTGGCGAACATGAGCACGCCCGAGGTCATGCGGTCCAGGCGGTGCAGGGTGTGCAGCTCCCGCAGGCCGTGCTCCTTGCCCAGGATGAAGATGACCGTGTTGTGCCGGAACCTGCCGCACGGGTGGACGGGCAGGGACGAGGGCTtgtccaccaccaccacctcctcaTCCTCCGCCAGGATGCGGATGGGCTGCGCCGTGACCGGTGGCTCGTGCCGGTGCACCGTGTTCCTGAGGAAGTCGTTGTTCTGGAAGGGATATGGACAATCAGCCTCAATCCAGCTGGTGCGACCACCCACCCGGTCACAAACAACAGGGACTTGACACTGTGGGAGAAGAATTAAAGCCCCTTTCTCCTGGCACATCGGATTTAGGATAGTAAGTGTGTGCACCATGCAAATCCAAT
This region of Catharus ustulatus isolate bCatUst1 chromosome 6, bCatUst1.pri.v2, whole genome shotgun sequence genomic DNA includes:
- the RPUSD2 gene encoding RNA pseudouridylate synthase domain-containing protein 2; its protein translation is MRHGVRRALWPAWVRAAGSGARPPPRGDMAEPGPGPSRAREEEPDPAGKEEAAPAAKKRRLAGGERYVPPPRKLNTGVSFGAEHFAETSYYFEGGLRKVRPYYFDFRTYCKGRWVGRSLLHVFGTEFRAQPLAYYRAAARAGRLRLNEEPVRDLDIVLKNNDFLRNTVHRHEPPVTAQPIRILAEDEEVVVVDKPSSLPVHPCGRFRHNTVIFILGKEHGLRELHTLHRLDRMTSGVLMFAKTAAVSKRIDEQVRQRQLEKEYVCRVVGEFPEHEVVCEEPILVVSYKVGVCRVDPKGKPCQTLFQRLSYNGSSSVVRCLPRTGRTHQIRVHLQFLGHPIVNDPIYNMEAWGPLRGKGGKIGKTDEELLKALVEEHRSKQSLEVLGIGEEDLNSSESKDCGNSGDCTTSAEAEPINGSSCPAEDKKDPERDDVAACPLNSDVTVETLDKDKELSLCGNQDGQRGEKGWEEKDPLCVECRTSRRDPSPKELVMFLHALRYKGADFEYCSSMPEWAMEDWEE